The Streptomyces sp. NBC_01298 genome contains the following window.
CGCGCTTCCGCCGTGCCGGTGGGCCACCTGGCGCACCAGCGCGAGGCCCAGGCCCCGCCCCTCACCCTTGCCCGACCAGCCGCGCCGGAACACGTCGGCGCCCTCGGGAAGTCCGGGGCCGTTGTCGGCCACGCCGATCAGCACCCCGCGCCCGTGCGGGCCGGCCGGGCCGTCGGGGCGGATGGTGACGGAGATCCGGCCGCCGGGCACGCCGGTGAGGGCGTCGACGGCATTGTCGACGAGGTTCCCGAGGACGGTGACGAGGTCGCGCGCGGGCGGCCCGCCGGGCCCGGCGTCGATGGCCCCGCTGTCGGGGGTGACGACCAGCTCGACCCCCCGTTCGTGGGCCTGCGCGGCCTTGCCGAGGAGCAGGGCGACGAGCACGGGCTCGCCGACGGCGGCGATCACCTCGTCGGTCAGGGCCTGGGCGAGGGAGAGTTCGGCGGTGGCGAAGTCCACCGCTTCGCGGCTGCGGCCGAGTTCGATGAGGGAGACCACGGTGTGCAGCCGGTTGGCCGCCTCGTGGGCCTGTGCGCGCAGCGCCCGGGTGAATCCGCGTTCCTGATCCAACTCACCCGTCAGCGACAGCAGTTCGGTGTGGTCGCGCAGGGTGATCACGGTGCCGCGGCGGCCGCCGCCCGCGACGGGCGCACTGTTGAGCACGAGGACCCGGTCCGCCGTCAGGTGCACCTCGTCCACCCGGGGCCGGTCGGCGAGCAGGGCCCCGGTGAGCGGGGCGGGCAGGCCCAGGTCGGCGACCCCGGTCCCCTTGATCTCCCCGCGCAGACCCAGGAGTTCGCGGCCCGCGTCGTTGACGAGGGTGATCCGGCGCCGGCCGTCGAGCATCAGCAGCCCCTCGCGGACCCCATGCAGGGCGGCCTGGTGGTAGTCGTACATCCGGCTCAGCTCGTCGGCGTTCATCCCGTGGGTGTGACGGCGCAGCCGGGCGTTGATGACGTAGGTGCCCGCCCCGCCGAGGGCGAGGGCACCGCCGGCCACCCAGGCGAGGGCGGAGAGCCGCTCGGCGAGCCGGGCGCTGACCGCGCGGACGGTGATGCCGGCGGCGACCATGCCGATGACCCGGCCGTCGTCGGTGATCGGGGTGACCACACGGAGCGAGGGGCCGAGGGTGCCGGTGTAGGTCTCGCTGAAGGTCTCGCCCCGCAGGGCGGGGGCGGTGTTGCCGAGGAAGCGTTCGCCGATGCGCATCGGGTCGGGATGGGTCCAGCGCCGTCCGTCCGGAGCCATGATCGTCACGAAGTCCACGCCCGCGTCCACGCGGACCCGCTCCGCGTAGGGCTGCAGGGCGGCGCGACCGTCCCCCCGTGCCGCGTCCCGGACCGACGGGGAGTCGGCGACCGCGCGGGCCACCGCTCCGGCCTGGCGCCGGGCGGCCTCCTCGGCCTGGTCGCGGGCGGTCGCGTAAGCGAAGACCGCGCAGCCGGCGACGACCGCGGCGACCAGCACCACCTGCATGGCGAAGAGCTGGCCGGCGAGGCTGCGCGGCGGCCGGGGGAAGCGGAACATGGCGCTCAGTGTGCACCCGGGCGTGAACTCAATGAACGCAAGGGTGACCGGGGTCACAGCGGCGGGCCATGGTCCTCCCGGGACGCCTTCGCCATCGGGGAGGCGAAGGCACTACCGGGAGGCATCGTGGCCGCCAGGCGCGACAAGACGCATTATCTGTACATCGCGGTGATCGGCGCGGTGCTGCTCGGCATCGCCGTCGGCTTCGCCGCACCCGGCACGGCCGTGGAGCTCAAGCCGCTGGGCACCGGGTTCGTCAACCTCATCAAGATGATGATCTCGCCCGTCATCTTCTGCACGATCGTGCTGGGCATCGGTTCGGTGCGCAAGGCCGCCAAGGTCGGCGCGGTGGGCGGGCTGGCGCTCGGCTACTTCATGGTGATGTCCACGGTGGCGCTGGCCATCGGCCTGCTCGTGGGCAACCTGCTGGAGCCGGGCAGCGGGCTGCACCTGACCGAGGCGGCCCGGCACGCCGGCGAGGCGCAGGCGAAGGCGGGCGGAGCGCAGAGCACGCCCGAGTTCCTGCTGGGGATCATCCCGACCACGATGGTGTCGGCCTTCACCGGGGGCGAGGTGCTCCAGACGCTGCTGGTGGCGCTGCTGTGCGGGTTCGCGCTCCAGGCCATGGGCGCGGCGGGCGAGCCGGTGCTGCGCGGGATCGGGCACGTGCAGAAGCTGGTGTTCCGGGTGCTCGCGATGATCATGTGGGCGGCGCCGGTGGGCGCCTTCGGCGCGATCGCTGCGGTGGTCGGGGCGACCGGAATGGACGCCCTGAAGTCCCTCGCGGTCATCATGATCGGGTTCTACACGACCTGCCTGCTCTTCGTCTTCGTGGTCCTGGGCACACTGCTGCGGCTGTGCACGGGGATCAGCGTCTTCGCCCTGCTGCGCTATCTGGGCCGGGAGTTCCTGCTGATCCTGTCCACCTCCTCCTCGGAGTCGGCGCTGCCCCGGCTGATCGCGAAGATGGAGCACGTGGGCGTCTCACGGCCGGTGGTCGGCATCACGGTCCCGACCGGCTACTCCTTCAACCTGGACGGAACCGCGATCTACCTGACGATGTCCTCGCTCTTCGTCGCGGAGGCGATGGGCAAGCCCCTGGCCCTGGGCGAGCAGATCTCCCTGCTGCTGTTCATGATCGTGGCCTCGAAGGGTGCGGCCGGGGTCACCGGCGCGGGACTGGCCACGCTCGCCGGAGGGCTGCAGTCGCACCGGCCTGAACTCATCGACGGCGTCGGCCTGATCGTGGGCATCGACCGGTTCATGAGCGAGGCGCGGGCCCTGACGAACTTCGCCGGCAACGCGATCGCGACCGTGCTGATCGGCACCTGGACGAAGGAGTTCGACCGGGCCCGGGCCACCGAAGTCCTCGCGGGACGAGTGCCGTTCGACGAGAGCACGCTGACCGACGACGGACACGAGCAGGCCACGGCCGTACCCGCCCAGCCGGGCGGCGCCAAGGACGGCGTACCCGTCTGACGGGGACGCCCCGCGGACCGGCCGGGCAGGGCTCGCCCCCACGGTGCCCAGCCCGGTCGGTCCCGACACCTCGGGCAATAGTCTTTTTTCAGCCAAGATCGGATCAACCGTCTAGCGGTAAAAGGTACTTCCATATCGGGGCACGCTTCTGACATCTTGCGTCCACCACTCGTTTCGTACGGCCCGGTAGGTGCCACCCGCACCGCAGGGCCGTCTTCGGAGGACGCATTGATACCCCACATATCCAGCCGACCTCGACGCACCCTCGTGCTGGCGGCCGCCCTGGCCGCCCTGGCCTTCGGGGCCCCGGCCGCGCTCGCCGGCACGGCGCCCGTCTCCCCGGCGGGCATCCCCGGAACCTCCGCCCCCGCCAAGGCCAAGGCCCCGGCGCCGACTTCCCAGAGTGCGACCTGGGCTGCCGGCACCCGCGCCTACGTGGTGATCACCGCCGCCGGTGACAGCTCCGCGGTCCGTTCGGCCGTCACGGCGAACGGCGGCACGGTCTTCTCGTACTACGACCAGATCGGCGTGATCGTCGCCCACTCGACCTCCTCGACCTTCGCCGCCACCATGCGCGGCGTCAGCGGGGTCCAGAAGGTCGGCGCGACGCGCACCTCGGACGTACCGGCCGACGCCTACAACCCGGCGCTGCCCGCCAACCCGTCCCAGTCGACGACGCCCGCCGGCGAGCCGCTGCGGGCCGACATGACCCAGATCAAGGCCGACCAGGCCTGGGCCGTGACCACCGGCTCGGCTTCCGTCAAGGTCGGCATCCTGGACACCGGCGTGGACGACCAGCACCAGGACCTGGCGCCGAACTTCAACGCCGCGGACTCGGCCTCCTGCGCCTACGGCAAGGCGGACACCCGGGTCGGCGCCTGGCGCGACGTGGACACCCACGGCACGCACGTGGCCGGCTCCGTGGCCGCCGCCAAGAACGGCAAGGGCGTCATCGGCGTCGCCCCGGGCGTGAAGATCTCTTCGGTCCGCGTGGCCGAGCCGGGCACCTCGCTGTTCTTCGCAGAGAACACCATCTGCGCCTTCGTGTGGTCCGGCGACCACGGTTTCAAGGTCACCAACAACAGCTATTACACGGACCCGTGGCAGTTCAACTGCCCGGACAACATCGATCAGGCCGCGATCATCGAGGGCGTCAAGCGCGCCCAGGAGTACGCGGAGAGCAAGGGCTCGCTCCAGGTCGCCGCGGCGGGCAACGAGGACTACGACCTCGCCAACAAGACCACGGACTCGGCGAGCCCCAACGACTCGACGCCGACCACCCGGACCATCACCAACGCCTGCCTCGACATCCCGACCGAGCTCCCGGGCGTGGTCACGGTCGCCGCCAACGGCACCGGAACCACCAAGGCCTCGTTCTCCAACTTCGGCCAGGCCGTCATCGACGTCGCGGCCCCGGGCAGCAACGTCTACTCCACCGCTCCGGGCGGCGGTTACAGCACCAAGAGCGGCACCTCGATGGCCACCCCGCACGTCGTGGGCGTCGCGGCGCTCATCGCGAGCGCCAACCCGACCTTCACCCCGGCACAGATCCGCACCGCGCTGGCCACCCAGGCCAACGACACCGCCTGCCCGTCGGACAGCCGCTGCAAGGGCACCACGGCCAACAACGGGTTCTTCGGCGAGGGCCAGGTCGACGCGCTGAAGGCGGTGGGCGGTACGACCACCCCGCCCACCGGCAAGTACTTCGAGAACCTCACCGATGTCGCGATCGCGGACAACGCGACCGTGAACAGCGCCATCACCGTCAGCGGGGTGACCGGCAACGCGCCGGCCACCCTCAAGGTGGGCGTGGACATCAAGCACACCTACATCGGTGACCTCAAGGTCGACCTCGTGGCTCCGGACGGCTCCGTCTACGTCCTGAGCAACCGGACCGGCGGCAGCGCGGACAACATCATCCAGACCTTCACGGTCAACGCCTCCTCCGAGGTCGCGAACGGCGTCTGGACCCTGCGCGTGAACGACAACGCCAGCCAGGACACGGGCAAGATCGACGCCTGGAACCTGACCTTCTGATCCTCTGATCCTCCGATCAGCAGGGCGCGAACGGCCTACGGGGGCCACCGGGAGCGGTACGCCGCTTCCGGTGGCCCCTTGCCGTCTACTTGGTCCGCAGTACGCAGTCCCCGCAGAGGCCGCCGCCGGGCACCTTGTAGTACAGACAGCAGCTGCGGCGCAGGAAGGCCACCCCGAGGCCGGGTTCGTGCAGATAGGTGCCGGTCCCTTCGAGCGGGCCGCCGTCGGCGAGGAGCCCGGCGGCCAGCAGCGCGGCCGCCTCCCCCGGCACCCGGTCCGTGAGCACCCGGACGGCGCCGACCAGCCCGGAGGCGGCGTTGCCGCGCAGCACCCGCGGCGAGACGCCGAACCGCTCGCGCAGCGCCGTGTCGAGCACCGCGAGGTGGCCGAGCACGCTGTCCGCGAGGGCCCGCTCCGGGGTTTCCCCGGGGAGTTCGGCGGGCTCGGGCAGCCACAGCTCCAGCGACCCCGCTCCGGGCAGCCGCCACCACAGGCCGGCGGGGCGCAGGTCCGGCACCCGCCCGGACAGGACGGCGCAGCCGAGCGCGAGCGACCAGAGCCGCGACACGATCCCGAACTGCGCGGTCGAAGCCGCCACCCGGCCGGACCCGCTCCCGATCCGCCGCCCGACCTCGCCGACGTAGGCCCCGAGCCCTTCCCCGTACAGCTCGCCGACCGGCCGGAAGCCGGCCCCGGGCGGCTCCTTCCCGTACGCCACGGTGAAGAAGGGCCCGACGGCGCGCAGTTCCCTCAGTACCTCGTCCACCTCAGGCTCCGTAGCCGTCGTCGGGCAGGTTCGGGTCCGGCTCCGGACAGGCGCCGTGGTGCAGTCCGTACATGCCCGCCTTCTCCAGCGGCCAGTCCGCCGTGACCGGATCCTCGCCGTCGGGCGCGACGAAGACGAAGTCGGCGACGATGCCGGGAGCCGGGTCGGTCAGGAGCGTGCGCTGGTCCGGCAGCGCCGGCGACCACTGCGTGCGCCAGGCGATGCCGGCGGCGGTGAGGGCGGCGGTGAAGCGCGACTCGGTGACCGGTGCGGTGACGGTGTATCCCGGTGCGCGGCCGGTTCCCGGGATCTCCAGCCCGTCGCGCCAGACGGGCACGAACATCCGGTCCAGCAGCCGGCACCGGCAGAAGACGATCTCCAGACCGCCGTAGCAGAACCAGTGCGGCCAGCGCCGCTTCTCCTGGATGCGCCCCGACCACTCGGGCTCCCCCTTCGCCGCGATGAGATCGGGCAGCCGGGCACCGACGAAGAAGTCTCCGAACCTGCCGGTGGCGGCGAGGCGGGTCAGATCGGTCGACAAGGGATCCATCCGAGCATGATCCCAGGCCGCCCGCGCGGGTCCCGGGCCGGGGAGCGAGGCGGGACGCGCGCAGCGGGCTCCGAGAGGCGGCGCGGCCCGCACATGCCGCGGCCCGCGGATCCTCCGGATCCTGCGGGCCGCGGCATGGGGGCGGGGCTCAGGCCTGGGTGAAGGCCGCGACCTCGAAGTCGGACATGTCGAGGCCGCCCTGCTTGGTGTCGTCGTTGGCGAAGACGAAGGACTCGATCGGGACGTCCCGCTCGGCGCTGAGCTGGGCCACCAGTTCCTGGAGGACCACCGTCTCCAGGACCACCCGGACCGCGTCCGCGACCTCGGGCAGGCGGATGACCGACAGGCTGTCCGCGGGCTCCACCTCGGCCGTGGTCAGCAGCAGGGTGAGGTGGCCGGCGCCCGCCAGCGAGCGGGCCAGCTCGATCTCGCGGCCGTCGCCGTAGACGAGGTGGAGGGTGTTGCCCGCCGACTCCATCTCGCCGTGCAGGTAGTTGCGGGTCGCCGAGTGGGCCGCGGTCATCCGCACCACCTCGCGCAGCAGCAGCGCGCCCTCCTCGGCGGAGGCCCGGGAGGCCCCGGCCGCCACGCCGTCGGAGGCGATGCAGCGGGCGCCGCGCTCCCGCAGGCCCGCCACGACCTCGGTGGCCTGCGAGTGGACCGCGGTGGTCTGCTCGGCGATCTCGCCCCACGGGTCGCCTTCACGGCCCGCGACGGCCCCGGCGATCAGGTCCAGGGCGACGATGGTGCCGGTGTAGCCGATGGTCGAGGCGTACGAGTCGGGCTCGTTGCCGAGGTCCACGGTGAGGTCCGCGAGGTCGCCGAGCGGCGAGGGGACCACGTTGAGCAGCGCGGTCTTCGTGATGCCGGGGGCGGCGCACTCGAAGGCGGCGATGGTCTCGGAGCTGCGGCCGCCCTGGGAGACGGCGATCAGGCAGTCGGTGTCGAAGCCGGCGGTGCCGGTCTCGATCTCGCTGGACAGCACCCGCTGGGAGACGATCCCGGCTTCGCGGAGCTGCTGCACGGGGACGGCGAGGGCGGCGTACGAGGCTCCGATGCCGGTGAACAGGGGGCGCTCGGCGGCACGCAGCCCGGCGAGGTCCGGGGAGGCGAGCTGGGTGCGGACGCGGTCGGCGATCCGGGCGAGGGCCGCGCCCTGGTCGGCCTGGCCTTCGAGGAACGTGATGCGGGATCCGGACATGGTGGGGGGTCCTTAGCGAAGTCTGGGGGTCGCGGGCCCCCGCCGGGTCGGGCGGGGCGGGGGCGGGCGATCGTACGGGGGCGGGGCGGGGCGGGCGGAGCCCGGCCGGCCGGGGCTACCGGCCGGGGCTCAGATGGTGGCGTCGGCCTTGGAGATCGGGTTGCCGTCCTCGTCGCGTTCGCGGCCCGGTGTCGGGAGGTCGAAC
Protein-coding sequences here:
- a CDS encoding sensor histidine kinase; translation: MFRFPRPPRSLAGQLFAMQVVLVAAVVAGCAVFAYATARDQAEEAARRQAGAVARAVADSPSVRDAARGDGRAALQPYAERVRVDAGVDFVTIMAPDGRRWTHPDPMRIGERFLGNTAPALRGETFSETYTGTLGPSLRVVTPITDDGRVIGMVAAGITVRAVSARLAERLSALAWVAGGALALGGAGTYVINARLRRHTHGMNADELSRMYDYHQAALHGVREGLLMLDGRRRITLVNDAGRELLGLRGEIKGTGVADLGLPAPLTGALLADRPRVDEVHLTADRVLVLNSAPVAGGGRRGTVITLRDHTELLSLTGELDQERGFTRALRAQAHEAANRLHTVVSLIELGRSREAVDFATAELSLAQALTDEVIAAVGEPVLVALLLGKAAQAHERGVELVVTPDSGAIDAGPGGPPARDLVTVLGNLVDNAVDALTGVPGGRISVTIRPDGPAGPHGRGVLIGVADNGPGLPEGADVFRRGWSGKGEGRGLGLALVRQVAHRHGGSAAADQLPDGGARFTVRLPARREPRGEGDA
- a CDS encoding cation:dicarboxylate symporter family transporter, with protein sequence MAARRDKTHYLYIAVIGAVLLGIAVGFAAPGTAVELKPLGTGFVNLIKMMISPVIFCTIVLGIGSVRKAAKVGAVGGLALGYFMVMSTVALAIGLLVGNLLEPGSGLHLTEAARHAGEAQAKAGGAQSTPEFLLGIIPTTMVSAFTGGEVLQTLLVALLCGFALQAMGAAGEPVLRGIGHVQKLVFRVLAMIMWAAPVGAFGAIAAVVGATGMDALKSLAVIMIGFYTTCLLFVFVVLGTLLRLCTGISVFALLRYLGREFLLILSTSSSESALPRLIAKMEHVGVSRPVVGITVPTGYSFNLDGTAIYLTMSSLFVAEAMGKPLALGEQISLLLFMIVASKGAAGVTGAGLATLAGGLQSHRPELIDGVGLIVGIDRFMSEARALTNFAGNAIATVLIGTWTKEFDRARATEVLAGRVPFDESTLTDDGHEQATAVPAQPGGAKDGVPV
- a CDS encoding S8 family serine peptidase, giving the protein MLAAALAALAFGAPAALAGTAPVSPAGIPGTSAPAKAKAPAPTSQSATWAAGTRAYVVITAAGDSSAVRSAVTANGGTVFSYYDQIGVIVAHSTSSTFAATMRGVSGVQKVGATRTSDVPADAYNPALPANPSQSTTPAGEPLRADMTQIKADQAWAVTTGSASVKVGILDTGVDDQHQDLAPNFNAADSASCAYGKADTRVGAWRDVDTHGTHVAGSVAAAKNGKGVIGVAPGVKISSVRVAEPGTSLFFAENTICAFVWSGDHGFKVTNNSYYTDPWQFNCPDNIDQAAIIEGVKRAQEYAESKGSLQVAAAGNEDYDLANKTTDSASPNDSTPTTRTITNACLDIPTELPGVVTVAANGTGTTKASFSNFGQAVIDVAAPGSNVYSTAPGGGYSTKSGTSMATPHVVGVAALIASANPTFTPAQIRTALATQANDTACPSDSRCKGTTANNGFFGEGQVDALKAVGGTTTPPTGKYFENLTDVAIADNATVNSAITVSGVTGNAPATLKVGVDIKHTYIGDLKVDLVAPDGSVYVLSNRTGGSADNIIQTFTVNASSEVANGVWTLRVNDNASQDTGKIDAWNLTF
- a CDS encoding (2Fe-2S)-binding protein; the encoded protein is MDEVLRELRAVGPFFTVAYGKEPPGAGFRPVGELYGEGLGAYVGEVGRRIGSGSGRVAASTAQFGIVSRLWSLALGCAVLSGRVPDLRPAGLWWRLPGAGSLELWLPEPAELPGETPERALADSVLGHLAVLDTALRERFGVSPRVLRGNAASGLVGAVRVLTDRVPGEAAALLAAGLLADGGPLEGTGTYLHEPGLGVAFLRRSCCLYYKVPGGGLCGDCVLRTK
- a CDS encoding SIS domain-containing protein; protein product: MSGSRITFLEGQADQGAALARIADRVRTQLASPDLAGLRAAERPLFTGIGASYAALAVPVQQLREAGIVSQRVLSSEIETGTAGFDTDCLIAVSQGGRSSETIAAFECAAPGITKTALLNVVPSPLGDLADLTVDLGNEPDSYASTIGYTGTIVALDLIAGAVAGREGDPWGEIAEQTTAVHSQATEVVAGLRERGARCIASDGVAAGASRASAEEGALLLREVVRMTAAHSATRNYLHGEMESAGNTLHLVYGDGREIELARSLAGAGHLTLLLTTAEVEPADSLSVIRLPEVADAVRVVLETVVLQELVAQLSAERDVPIESFVFANDDTKQGGLDMSDFEVAAFTQA